Proteins encoded within one genomic window of Dehalococcoidia bacterium:
- a CDS encoding aminotransferase class V-fold PLP-dependent enzyme, producing MRHAVGSLIGADADELALIYTTTEGMNVVLRGLGQGAGDHVITCNLEHNAVMVPSYMARLRDGVDLSIVRFRSDEDAPAMLDALERAMTPGTKLLILSHVSFNRGTRLPMKEIGAMAHARGALVVVDAAQSAGQTDFDVHDMDCDFLALPDQKWLLGPSGAAFLYVRRDLIERLQPLAVVHGANVHYDYQGNFEYANATIHKFELTTHSGSVLAGLEVSLQLIREIGMEAIEARCLSLGTSFIDGIASIDGVRITTPLDRSVRSGIVTFTVRDYNPSEVVSALWCIDRIVGRVCNDRRVRACFHIFNDERDVARTLAAVEQIARHGLPPGTLDEAEYKRMLSESYD from the coding sequence GTGCGTCACGCCGTCGGATCGCTTATCGGCGCCGACGCCGACGAACTGGCGTTGATCTACACCACGACCGAGGGCATGAACGTCGTCCTGCGGGGACTGGGACAGGGGGCGGGTGACCATGTCATCACCTGCAACCTGGAGCACAACGCCGTCATGGTGCCGTCGTACATGGCGCGCCTGCGCGATGGCGTCGACCTGTCGATCGTCCGCTTTCGCTCCGACGAAGACGCACCGGCGATGCTCGATGCGCTCGAACGAGCGATGACGCCTGGCACGAAATTGCTCATATTGAGCCACGTCTCGTTCAATCGCGGCACGCGGCTGCCGATGAAGGAGATCGGCGCCATGGCGCACGCGCGCGGCGCCCTGGTGGTGGTCGATGCGGCGCAGTCAGCCGGCCAGACCGACTTCGACGTCCACGATATGGACTGCGATTTCCTTGCGCTGCCCGACCAGAAGTGGTTGTTGGGCCCGTCAGGCGCGGCATTCCTCTACGTGCGACGCGACCTCATCGAGCGTTTGCAGCCGCTGGCCGTCGTCCACGGTGCGAACGTGCACTACGACTACCAGGGGAACTTCGAGTACGCGAACGCGACGATCCACAAGTTCGAGTTGACGACGCACAGCGGCTCCGTCCTCGCGGGCCTCGAAGTGTCACTCCAGTTAATCCGCGAGATCGGCATGGAAGCGATCGAAGCACGTTGCCTGTCACTGGGGACGTCATTCATCGACGGCATCGCCAGCATTGACGGCGTGCGCATCACGACGCCGCTCGACCGATCGGTGCGCAGCGGCATCGTGACGTTCACCGTGCGCGACTACAACCCCAGTGAGGTCGTGTCGGCGCTCTGGTGCATCGACAGGATCGTCGGACGCGTGTGCAATGACCGGCGCGTGCGCGCCTGCTTTCACATCTTCAACGACGAGCGCGACGTCGCGCGGACGCTGGCCGCCGTCGAGCAGATCGCACGGCACGGGCTGCCGCCGGGCACGCTGGACGAAGCCGAGTACAAGCGCATGCTCTCCGAATCCTACGACTGA
- a CDS encoding SGNH/GDSL hydrolase family protein, protein MVKRAGLGWLVAPLLLAVACGPYRTEADATAQAAGDRIVSAFGCDDVVRFDDEGPIPPGAGTPTPHFPNGTPTALSVVDADNATSAAASTMTAEASASTAAPTSTPCADRDVRSVPTVTSTPPTPVLAITATSAPATETPIPTSTPQPIPLATGTSAVATATARASGQVIYLSIGDGIQWGCCGALGSSSPSLFRDYLEQSRGRPVIWQSPGSGYETTDTFINGRNGQQSQLDGALELMAAYPRNEIPLLVLTMSIGGNNLVDIGRNCAAPPCVDAFAAGLTHLREQLQIIYARITAAKPADVPLLVLLYYDAEECTNPSSGSAVDAWNAVIADVATGHGAFLVDARSLFKGHCDWIDVNGLDANAAGHAAIAAEYRRVYESLPAQYRRP, encoded by the coding sequence ATGGTGAAGAGGGCCGGGCTCGGCTGGCTCGTCGCGCCGCTGCTGCTCGCCGTCGCATGCGGCCCGTACCGGACGGAGGCTGATGCGACGGCACAGGCTGCCGGCGACCGCATCGTCTCGGCATTCGGCTGCGATGACGTTGTCCGGTTCGACGACGAAGGACCGATTCCACCCGGCGCCGGCACGCCGACTCCGCACTTCCCGAACGGCACGCCGACGGCGCTCAGCGTCGTTGACGCGGACAACGCGACGTCCGCGGCCGCATCGACGATGACGGCGGAGGCAAGCGCGAGCACTGCAGCACCGACATCGACGCCCTGCGCCGATCGCGACGTCCGCAGCGTGCCAACAGTCACATCAACGCCGCCCACGCCGGTGCTCGCGATCACCGCGACGTCGGCGCCGGCGACCGAAACGCCCATTCCGACGAGCACACCCCAGCCCATACCCCTCGCCACGGGAACGTCGGCCGTCGCGACCGCGACGGCGCGCGCTTCCGGGCAGGTGATCTACCTGTCCATCGGCGACGGGATCCAGTGGGGATGCTGCGGCGCGCTCGGCTCGTCGTCGCCGTCGTTGTTCCGCGATTACCTGGAGCAGAGCCGGGGACGGCCGGTGATCTGGCAGTCGCCCGGTTCGGGCTACGAGACGACGGACACGTTCATCAATGGCCGCAACGGCCAGCAATCGCAGCTCGATGGCGCGCTCGAGCTGATGGCGGCCTATCCGCGCAACGAGATCCCACTTCTCGTGCTGACGATGAGCATCGGCGGCAACAACCTCGTCGACATCGGGCGCAATTGCGCCGCGCCGCCCTGCGTCGATGCATTCGCCGCAGGACTGACGCACCTGCGCGAGCAACTTCAGATCATCTACGCACGGATCACCGCCGCGAAGCCGGCGGACGTGCCGCTGCTCGTGCTGCTGTATTACGACGCCGAGGAGTGTACGAATCCAAGCAGCGGCAGCGCCGTCGATGCGTGGAACGCCGTCATCGCGGACGTCGCGACGGGCCACGGTGCGTTCCTGGTAGACGCCCGGTCGCTGTTCAAGGGGCACTGCGACTGGATCGACGTCAACGGTCTCGACGCGAACGCCGCCGGCCATGCGGCCATCGCCGCGGAGTACCGGCGGGTCTACGAGTCGCTGCCCGCGCAGTACCGGCGGCCTTGA